In one Oryza glaberrima chromosome 2, OglaRS2, whole genome shotgun sequence genomic region, the following are encoded:
- the LOC127763295 gene encoding uncharacterized protein At2g24330-like: protein MASSPEAAAVGEEEKGKGKREEGRRGGGVLGRMWRALFGRREDYEKRLQYLSKEEAAVHARMRRRTQFSRTAVRNLIVLSVLAEVVAIVYAIMTTRNEDITWEMRAIRVLPMFVLPAVSSVIYSTVVKFTRMLERKDQKTLEKLRAERKAKIDELKERTNYYLTQQLIQKYDLDPAAKAAAASVLASKLGEETGLKVHVGEEPKLDSAVARSNDVEILPSEGLRNRKQSNARGSRTGGTTAAQNPAQGAESSLTSSSGLEQPPMVVEHFQGSGASDGGWIAKIAALLVGEDPSQSYALICGNCHMHNGLARKEDYPHITYYCPHCHALNTSKQSLGQHSGSNSGWSTPVAPADGISASSSVVESEVSNMTTIQELKNEENTEKQEVQAS from the exons ATGGCGTCGtcaccggaggcggcggcggtgggggaggaggagaaggggaaggggaagagggaggaggggcggcggggcggcggggtGCTGGGGAGGATGTGGCGCGCGCTGTTCGGCCGGCGCGAGGACTACGAGAAGCGGCTGCAGTACCTGTCcaaggaggaggccgccgtgcACGCGCGGATGCGCCGCCGGACGCAGTTCTCCCGCACCGCCGTCCGCAACCTCATCGTCCTCTCCGTCCTCGCCGAG GTGGTGGCTATTGTCTATGCCATTATGACAACAAGAAATGAGGATATAACATGGGAAATGAGGGCAATCCGAGTGCTGCCGATGTTTGTCTTGCCTGCTGTATCTTCTGTGATATATTCAACAGTTGTAAAATTCACAAGGATGC TTGAGCGGAAAGACCAGAAGACACTTGAAAAGCTGAGAGCTGAGAGGAAGGCCAAGATTGATGAGCTAAAAGAGAGAACTAATTATTACCTCACCCAACAGCTTATTCAG AAATATGACCTAGATCCAGCTGCAAAGGCTGCGGCAGCATCGGTATTGGCATCTAAGCTCGGAGAGGAAACTGGCTTAAAAGTACATGTTGGTGAAGAACCAAAACTGGATTCAGCAGTTGCTAGGAGCAATGATGTGGAGATATTACCATCAGAAGGGCTGAGAAACAGGAAGCAATCCAATGCAAGAGGTAGCCGAACTGGAGGCACCACTGCTGCTCAAAATCCAGCTCAGGGAGCTGAATCCAGTCTGACAAGTAGCTCTGGCCTGGAACAGCCTCCAATGGTGGTAGAACATTTTCAAGGCTCAGGGGCAAGTGATGGTGGATGGATAGCAAAAATCGCTGCTTTACTTGTTGGGGAGGATCCGTCGCAGTCGTACGCTTTAATATGTGGAAACTGTCATATGCATAATG GCTTGGCCAGGAAAGAAGATTACCCGCACATTACCTACTACTGCCCCCATTGTCATGCGCTGAACACATCAAAGCAATCTTTGGGGCAACATTCTGGCTCCAATTCAGGATGGTCGACACCAGTTGCTCCTGCTGATGGAATATCTGCTAGCAGTTCAGTAGTAGAGAGTGAAGTGAGTAACATGACTACAATTCAGGAGctgaaaaatgaagaaaataccGAGAAGCAAGAAGTGCAAGCAAGTTGA